DNA from Thermomicrobium roseum DSM 5159:
TCTGACTTTGTGGGCTTTTTCCACCGAGAATTGGCGACGACCCCGCGATGAGGTCGAAGGACTCATGCAGATCTTGAGCGAGGTCATCGAGCGCGAGACCGAGGAACTGCACCGGCACGGGGCACAACTCCGTCATATCGGTAGTCTCGAGGGGCTCTCACCTTCGCTCCAACGCCAGATCCACGAGGCGATCGAACTCACGAAACACAACGACCGGATCGTTTTGACGATCGCTTTCAACTACGGTGGACGCGCCGAGCTCGTTCAAGCGATCCGCCGTATCGTCGCGGAGGGTGTTCCTCCCGAAATGATCGACGAAGCGACCGTCGAGCGGTATCTCTATACCGCCGGCATGCCCGATCCAGATCTCATCATCCGCACGTCCGGCGAACTGCGCACCAGCAACTTCTTCCTTTGGCAAGCAGCGTACGCAGAATATTATTTCACCCCAACGCTCTGGCCCGACTTCACACCCGATGAATTTGAGCGAGCGATTCGGGACTTCCAGCGGCGCGAACGCCGCTTCGGTGGGCTTCAGTCAGCCCCGGTCTCACTGACGGCCACGGACCCGTGCGCCAGCGCACCCTGAGTGCCGTCTTGGTTGTCCTGATCACAGTCGTGCCGATTGTCCTGGGCACGGCGATCTTGCTTGCTCTCCTCCTCGGCGTGACGATCCAGGCAGCACGGGAACTCACGCGCGGCTTCTCCCGAAGCCTTCCTCTGTCCCTTTCCTCCGCGAGTGTGACGATACCAGCTGCCATCCTTCTCATCGTCACCTTTTTCACGACATCGGGCA
Protein-coding regions in this window:
- a CDS encoding isoprenyl transferase; translated protein: MTFSKSEQVPTPDHHEAVCSDRVPVHVAIIMDGNGRWATQRGLPRLAGHRAGTENIRPITFKAAELGIRYLTLWAFSTENWRRPRDEVEGLMQILSEVIERETEELHRHGAQLRHIGSLEGLSPSLQRQIHEAIELTKHNDRIVLTIAFNYGGRAELVQAIRRIVAEGVPPEMIDEATVERYLYTAGMPDPDLIIRTSGELRTSNFFLWQAAYAEYYFTPTLWPDFTPDEFERAIRDFQRRERRFGGLQSAPVSLTATDPCASAP